From Ipomoea triloba cultivar NCNSP0323 chromosome 5, ASM357664v1, the proteins below share one genomic window:
- the LOC116020627 gene encoding germin-like protein subfamily 1 member 13 codes for MALRFLLVAIGVMALASSFANASDPDPLQDFCVAIDDPKDVLFVNGKFCKNPDDVNADDFLFRGLNKPGDTSNPLGSKVSTVNVANITGLNTLGISLARIDFAPYGLNPPHTHPRATEVLAVLEGTLYVGFVLSNPPPGMKNKLFTKTLYPGDVFVFPEGLIHFQFNIGKTQAVAFAGLSSQNPGVITIANAVFGSDPPINPDVLTKAFQVDDKVIQYLQSQFWYDNN; via the exons ATGGCTCTTAGGTTTCTTTTGGTCGCCATTGGCGTTATGGCTTTGGCATCTTCATTTGCCAATGCATCAGATCCCGATCCTTTGCAGGATTTTTGTGTTGCAATTGATGATCCCAAGGATGTTT TGTTCGTGAATGGAAAGTTTTGCAAGAATCCGGATGATGTCAATGCTGATGACTTCCTTTTTCGGGGCCTTAATAAGCCTGGAGACACGTCAAATCCGCTTGGTTCTAAGGTCTCAACCGTGAATGTGGCCAATATAACAGGTCTAAATACTCTCGGCATTTCATTGGCTCGTATTGATTTTGCACCCTATGGTCTGAATCCTCCTCACACCCACCCTAGAGCAACTGAAGTCCTTGCTGTCTTGGAGGGCACCCTCTACGTTGGGTTCGTTCTTTCTAACCCACCACCAGGAATGAAGAACAAGCTTTTTACAAAGACATTATATCCCGGAGATGTTTTTGTATTCCCAGAAGGTCTCATTCATTTCCAATTCAACATAGGAAAAACTCAAGCTGTTGCATTTGCTGGTCTGAGTAGCCAAAATCCAGGAGTGATTACTATTGCCAATGCTGTCTTTGGTTCTGATCCACCAATCAATCCTGATGTTCTCACTAAAGCTTTCCAAGTTGATGACAAAGTGATTCAATATCTTCAATCACAATTTTGGTATGACAACAACTAG